In Pirellula sp. SH-Sr6A, the DNA window GCAGAAACCGGATTTCGTTCGTACGCTCCGTGCTTGCGAAGGATCTGCTGCACTTCGGAGACTCGATCGGTGCGAACGGTGACGACCACTCGTCCGCTGTCCAATTCCTGCTCATAATGCTCCGCATCTTCGACGGAGAGCCCGAAGCCCGTTAGCGCCCCGACAACCCCTCCCGCGGTCGCGCCCGTCGCCGCGCTCGCGAGGAGAGCCGCAAACGTCCCCCCGGCAATCACCGGACCGATCGCGGGGAGCATTCCCGCGACAACGGCCAATCCCCACAAAGCTCCAGCTCCTAAACCAAGGGCTGCACCGGTGGCCGCCCCCATCGCAGCTCCCTCGGTGGAATCGTCAGGCGAGACTCCATTGATGGGACGCGAAGCATCCCCACTCGGCCGTTTGGCTATGACACCAATCTGATTGTGATCAAGCCCGATCGCGAGGAGTTCATTGACCGCCGTTTGAGCTTCTGCTTGCGTGCGAAATGCACCGATTACTGTATTCATCGCAGTCTCCCGTTTCGTGAAGAGAATTCTGCTAGCACCGCGATGCAGGAAAGTCCCAATCGCCCGGTGTAGCCCTGATGACGATGGATGCAAGCAGCATGCCAAACGCTAAACAACACCCGTTTTGCTCATTCTGCGTTGCGACCGAACCGTCGTTCGGTTCCTCATCACTCAGAGTGGTGTATCGCCCTTCACGGAAGGCTGCGGATCCCCTCAGGAAGTCCAACTAGCATTTGAATCTCCTCAGCCGTCAAAGCTCGGTGGAACACGGCAAGGTCATCCATGAGACCCACATAACTGAGGCCGATCATGATGGCCGATTGCTCTTCCTGCCAAGTAAAGGTCTGCACGCGGGACGACAACTGACCCGCGAGTTTCCCATTGAGATATAGCTTCGACACGCCGGTCGGTTCACCCGTGTTGAATCCATCGAGGGTGAACGCGACATGGGTCCAATCCCCCGAATGAAAAGGGGAATCGTCGACAGTCACCAAAGGACGCTCTTCCGCGGGAATGCTTTCAAAAGGACGCCCATTCGGGTTCCAAACCTTCTTGTCCGCATAAACTCCCAATCGAAAGGGAATTCGATCCCCGCGTTTCTCAAATTCCACAAAGGCCGCAGCATCATCCCACTGCTTGGAAGTGATCTGAATGGGATCGCAGAACCCCTCGCGGAGATCGGCCTGTGGCTTGGTACGAAGCCAAAAAGAAACCGTGCACTCCCAATGGGGCTTGGGCATCGGGAGGTTCTTCGCCCCTTCGTAAAAAACAATCGGTTGGATCGCATTCTGAAAGCGAATGGCACCTCCGAACTTGCCACGCTCCGGTTCGTGAATCACGTTCCCCTCGCGCGGTAGCCCCACGGACGCAGACTCCCGTTTGCCAGAAGAGACGGCTGTTCGCAATCGCCCATCCCCTTTTGCAAAGTCTGCGTTGACATGTTTGTCAAACGATGCATGAAAGGTCAAAGCCGAACGAAGACCTGCACCCGAGCCTTCTTGCCCGATGGCGAGTGAAGAGGGCCCCGCCCCAATCGCGGCCATCCCAAGCAACGCGAACGCAACACGAAAACCGGCTCGGCACTTCATGTCGGAATTCCCTTACATCAATTCGGCGATGGGTGTTGAGTCGCTGACAAGGTGCGTTGGTCGCCCCGCAGGTGTGTAATAGATCTTATTGGGATCGATTCCCAGTTTGTGATAGACGGTCGAGACATAGTTCTCCGGTGAAAGAACTCGCTCGATTGGCGCATAGCCCTGACGATCCGTTGCACCGATGACTTGCCCACCTCGCGCCCCACCTCCTGCGAACAAGATCGACATGGCGTTGGCCCAGTGATCGCGCCCCGGCTTTGTTTGCCCTGCCAAGGTACTGATCTTCGGCGTCCGTCCGAATTCGCCCAACGCGATGACCATGGTGTTTTCCAAAAGACCGCGTTGATCCAAATCGTTGATCAGCGTGGCGACGGTTTGATCCCACGAAGGCAAACGTTTTTCCAAAGCTCCGAACAAATCGGAGTGATGATCCCATCCGCCATCGTAGATGGTCACGAAGGGAACCCCTGCTTCCACAAGTCGTCTTGCGAGCAGTGCCCGTTGTCCGAAAGCATTGCGGCCGTAGGCTTCTCGAAGGACATCTGGCTCGGAATCAACATCGAAAGCCTTTTGAGCTTCCGGAGTCTGGACCAATTCGTAGCCCTGCTCGTAATTGTCGTCGTAGGAAGATACCGGATCGATCGCAGCTCCGACTTCGA includes these proteins:
- a CDS encoding LamG domain-containing protein, whose protein sequence is MKCRAGFRVAFALLGMAAIGAGPSSLAIGQEGSGAGLRSALTFHASFDKHVNADFAKGDGRLRTAVSSGKRESASVGLPREGNVIHEPERGKFGGAIRFQNAIQPIVFYEGAKNLPMPKPHWECTVSFWLRTKPQADLREGFCDPIQITSKQWDDAAAFVEFEKRGDRIPFRLGVYADKKVWNPNGRPFESIPAEERPLVTVDDSPFHSGDWTHVAFTLDGFNTGEPTGVSKLYLNGKLAGQLSSRVQTFTWQEEQSAIMIGLSYVGLMDDLAVFHRALTAEEIQMLVGLPEGIRSLP